A single Oncorhynchus kisutch isolate 150728-3 linkage group LG19, Okis_V2, whole genome shotgun sequence DNA region contains:
- the LOC109864451 gene encoding ATP-binding cassette sub-family F member 3-like isoform X1 produces the protein MSRCIMATYVDILKSEFPEIDTEVFEYITGVLDCGGAEFEDGEEVYDAIGGLLQGSSADCKNEDDIRDICQQMFNTLKLSNGHAASKQVLLDTPVQLSQISAECVSVTNDVQGIWMMKRGQNTTVDARKLEKAEAKLKQKQGRRNERDSQKTTSPLVLEEASASQASSKKDSRVDLSGKNRTYDIRIENFDVSFGERSLLQGAELSLSTGRRYGLIGRNGLGKTTLLKMLASRSLRVPAHITILHVEQEVAGDDTGALQSVLESDMVREGLLTEERLLNARIANGTAEGMETVRLSEIYAKLEEIEADKAPARASIILCGLGFSPKMQTLTTKEFSGGWRMRLALARALFAKPDLLLLDEPTNMLDVRAILWLENYLQTWQTTILVVSHDRNFLNAVVTDIIHLHSQRLESYRGDYENFVKTKEDRLKNQQREYEAQFQYREHIQVFIDRFRYNANRAAQVQSKLKLLEKLPELKPLEKETEVTLKFPDNFEKLSPPVLQLDEVEFYYNTDQRLFTQLSVSADLESRICIVGENGAGKSTMLKLLMGELTPVNGIRHAHRNLKIGYFSQHHVDQLDLNVCSIELLLNKFPGRNEEEYRHQLGGYGITGELATRPVASLSGGQKSRVAFAQMTMPCPNFYILDEPTNHLDMETIEALAKALNKFKGGVVLVSHDERLIRLVCRELWVCEHGNVRRVEGGFDEYRDILQEQFRKEGYL, from the exons GTGTGTTGGACTGTGGAGGGGCAGAGtttgaggatggagaggaggtgtATGATGCGATTGGTGGGCTGCTGCAGGGGTCATCGGCTGACTGTAAAAACGAGGATGACATCCGGGACATCTGTCAGCAGATGTTCAACACTCTTAAACT GAGTAACGGCCATGCCGCTTCAAAGCAAGTGTTGCTCGACACTCCGGTGCAGTTGTCTCAGATATCTGCAGAATGTG TATCTGTCACTAACGATGTCCAAGGGATCTGGATGATGAAGAGGGGCCAGAATACA ACGGTGGACGCGAGGAAGCTAGAGAAGGCCGAAGCCAAGCTGAAGCAAAAACAAGGGAGGAGGAATGAACGGGATTCGCAAAAAACAACTAGTCCACT GGTACTGGAGGAGGCATCAGCCAGCCAGGCCAGTAGCAAAAAGGACAGTCGCGTCGACTTGTCCGGGAAGAATCGCACCTACGACATCCGCATCGAGAACTTTGACGTGTCGTTTGGCGAGCG GTCCTTGCTGCAGGGGGCGGAGCTGTCGCTGTCGACAGGTCGCCGCTACGGCCTGATTGGCCGCAACGGCCTTGGGAAGACCACGCTACTGAAGATGCTGGCGAGCCGCAGCCTGCGCGTCCCCGCCCACATCACGATCCTGCACGTGGAGCAGGAGGTCGCTGGCGACGACACAGGGGCGCTGCAGAGCGTGCTTGAGAGCGACATGGTCCGGGAGGGGCTCCTCACGGAGGAACGCCTGCTGAATGCGCGCATAGCCAACGGAAC TGCTGAAGGAATGGAGACTGTTCGACTATCGGAGATCTATGCTAAACTGGAGGAGATTGAAGCAGACAAGGCACCTGCCCG TGCTTCAATCATCCTATGTGGTTTAGGTTTTTCTCCCAAAATGCAAACGCTGACAACCAA GGAGTTTTCTGGAGGGTGGCGAATGAGATTAGCTCTGGCTAGAGCGCTCTTCGCCAA GCCTGATCTTTTGTTACTTGATG AGCCCACCAACATGTTGGATGTCCGAGCCATTCTTTGGCTGGAGAATTACCTGCAG ACCTGGCAGACCACCATCCTGGTGGTGTCCCACGACCGGAACTTCCTCAATGCCGTGGTGACTGACATCATCCACCTGCACTCGCAGCGGCTGGAGAGTTACCGCGGTGACTACGAGAACTTTGTCAAGACCAAAGAGGACCGCCTGAAGAACCAGCAGAGGGAGTACGAGGCCCAGTTTCAGTACAGAGAGCACATCCAG GTGTTTATCGACCGGTTCAGATACAACGCCAACAGAGCGGCACAGGTGCAGAGCAAACTGAAGCTCTTAGAAAAACT GCCTGAACTCAAACCTCTGGAGAAGGAAACCGAAGTCACCTTAAA GTTCCCTGATAACTTTGAGAAGCTGTCTCCCCCGGTGCTCCAGTTGGATGAGGTGGAGTTCTACTATAACACTGACCAGCGCCTCTTcacacagctgtctgtgtctgcagACCTGGAGTCTCGCATCTGCATC gtgggtGAGAACGGGGCGGGTAAATCCACCATGCTCAAGCTACTGATGGGAGAGTTAACGCCTGTCAACGGCATCAGACACGCCCATCG GAACCTGAAGATCGGTTATTTCAGTCAGCACCACGTGGATCAACTGGACCTTAACGTGTGTTCAATTGAGCTGCTACTCAACAAATTCCCAG GTCGTAACGAGGAGGAGTACAGACACCAGCTGGGTGGCTATGGAATAACAGGGGAGCTGGCAACTCGGCCTGTGGCCAGTTTGTCAGGAGGGCAGAAGAGCCGGGTTGCCTTCGCTCAGATGACAATGCCTTG ccccAACTTCTATATCCTTGATGAGCCAACCAATCACCTGGACATGGAAACGATCGAGGCTCTAGCGAAAGCGCTCAACAAATTCAAA GGTGGAGTGGTCCTTGTCTCTCACGACGAGCGTCTGATCCGGCTCGtgtgcagagagctgtgggtctGTGAGCACGGGAACGTGCGGCGAGTGGAGGGGGGCTTCGACGAGTACCGGGATATCTTGCAAGAACAGTTCCGCAAAGAGGGCTACCTGTGA
- the LOC109864451 gene encoding ATP-binding cassette sub-family F member 3-like isoform X2 has translation MYTGVLDCGGAEFEDGEEVYDAIGGLLQGSSADCKNEDDIRDICQQMFNTLKLSNGHAASKQVLLDTPVQLSQISAECVSVTNDVQGIWMMKRGQNTTVDARKLEKAEAKLKQKQGRRNERDSQKTTSPLVLEEASASQASSKKDSRVDLSGKNRTYDIRIENFDVSFGERSLLQGAELSLSTGRRYGLIGRNGLGKTTLLKMLASRSLRVPAHITILHVEQEVAGDDTGALQSVLESDMVREGLLTEERLLNARIANGTAEGMETVRLSEIYAKLEEIEADKAPARASIILCGLGFSPKMQTLTTKEFSGGWRMRLALARALFAKPDLLLLDEPTNMLDVRAILWLENYLQTWQTTILVVSHDRNFLNAVVTDIIHLHSQRLESYRGDYENFVKTKEDRLKNQQREYEAQFQYREHIQVFIDRFRYNANRAAQVQSKLKLLEKLPELKPLEKETEVTLKFPDNFEKLSPPVLQLDEVEFYYNTDQRLFTQLSVSADLESRICIVGENGAGKSTMLKLLMGELTPVNGIRHAHRNLKIGYFSQHHVDQLDLNVCSIELLLNKFPGRNEEEYRHQLGGYGITGELATRPVASLSGGQKSRVAFAQMTMPCPNFYILDEPTNHLDMETIEALAKALNKFKGGVVLVSHDERLIRLVCRELWVCEHGNVRRVEGGFDEYRDILQEQFRKEGYL, from the exons atgtatacgg GTGTGTTGGACTGTGGAGGGGCAGAGtttgaggatggagaggaggtgtATGATGCGATTGGTGGGCTGCTGCAGGGGTCATCGGCTGACTGTAAAAACGAGGATGACATCCGGGACATCTGTCAGCAGATGTTCAACACTCTTAAACT GAGTAACGGCCATGCCGCTTCAAAGCAAGTGTTGCTCGACACTCCGGTGCAGTTGTCTCAGATATCTGCAGAATGTG TATCTGTCACTAACGATGTCCAAGGGATCTGGATGATGAAGAGGGGCCAGAATACA ACGGTGGACGCGAGGAAGCTAGAGAAGGCCGAAGCCAAGCTGAAGCAAAAACAAGGGAGGAGGAATGAACGGGATTCGCAAAAAACAACTAGTCCACT GGTACTGGAGGAGGCATCAGCCAGCCAGGCCAGTAGCAAAAAGGACAGTCGCGTCGACTTGTCCGGGAAGAATCGCACCTACGACATCCGCATCGAGAACTTTGACGTGTCGTTTGGCGAGCG GTCCTTGCTGCAGGGGGCGGAGCTGTCGCTGTCGACAGGTCGCCGCTACGGCCTGATTGGCCGCAACGGCCTTGGGAAGACCACGCTACTGAAGATGCTGGCGAGCCGCAGCCTGCGCGTCCCCGCCCACATCACGATCCTGCACGTGGAGCAGGAGGTCGCTGGCGACGACACAGGGGCGCTGCAGAGCGTGCTTGAGAGCGACATGGTCCGGGAGGGGCTCCTCACGGAGGAACGCCTGCTGAATGCGCGCATAGCCAACGGAAC TGCTGAAGGAATGGAGACTGTTCGACTATCGGAGATCTATGCTAAACTGGAGGAGATTGAAGCAGACAAGGCACCTGCCCG TGCTTCAATCATCCTATGTGGTTTAGGTTTTTCTCCCAAAATGCAAACGCTGACAACCAA GGAGTTTTCTGGAGGGTGGCGAATGAGATTAGCTCTGGCTAGAGCGCTCTTCGCCAA GCCTGATCTTTTGTTACTTGATG AGCCCACCAACATGTTGGATGTCCGAGCCATTCTTTGGCTGGAGAATTACCTGCAG ACCTGGCAGACCACCATCCTGGTGGTGTCCCACGACCGGAACTTCCTCAATGCCGTGGTGACTGACATCATCCACCTGCACTCGCAGCGGCTGGAGAGTTACCGCGGTGACTACGAGAACTTTGTCAAGACCAAAGAGGACCGCCTGAAGAACCAGCAGAGGGAGTACGAGGCCCAGTTTCAGTACAGAGAGCACATCCAG GTGTTTATCGACCGGTTCAGATACAACGCCAACAGAGCGGCACAGGTGCAGAGCAAACTGAAGCTCTTAGAAAAACT GCCTGAACTCAAACCTCTGGAGAAGGAAACCGAAGTCACCTTAAA GTTCCCTGATAACTTTGAGAAGCTGTCTCCCCCGGTGCTCCAGTTGGATGAGGTGGAGTTCTACTATAACACTGACCAGCGCCTCTTcacacagctgtctgtgtctgcagACCTGGAGTCTCGCATCTGCATC gtgggtGAGAACGGGGCGGGTAAATCCACCATGCTCAAGCTACTGATGGGAGAGTTAACGCCTGTCAACGGCATCAGACACGCCCATCG GAACCTGAAGATCGGTTATTTCAGTCAGCACCACGTGGATCAACTGGACCTTAACGTGTGTTCAATTGAGCTGCTACTCAACAAATTCCCAG GTCGTAACGAGGAGGAGTACAGACACCAGCTGGGTGGCTATGGAATAACAGGGGAGCTGGCAACTCGGCCTGTGGCCAGTTTGTCAGGAGGGCAGAAGAGCCGGGTTGCCTTCGCTCAGATGACAATGCCTTG ccccAACTTCTATATCCTTGATGAGCCAACCAATCACCTGGACATGGAAACGATCGAGGCTCTAGCGAAAGCGCTCAACAAATTCAAA GGTGGAGTGGTCCTTGTCTCTCACGACGAGCGTCTGATCCGGCTCGtgtgcagagagctgtgggtctGTGAGCACGGGAACGTGCGGCGAGTGGAGGGGGGCTTCGACGAGTACCGGGATATCTTGCAAGAACAGTTCCGCAAAGAGGGCTACCTGTGA